Within the Musa acuminata AAA Group cultivar baxijiao chromosome BXJ2-9, Cavendish_Baxijiao_AAA, whole genome shotgun sequence genome, the region CAAGTTCAGGTATCAAGCCTATCCTTGCCACAAATAGAAGACAATATGCcatgatattttatctttatatTGTTGAAATTCAATAAGAATGACATCTGTCAGACGATTTCTATGCTAAATTATCTGATACCTCATTTAGCTAATTGTTTAGGAATACTGCTTTCTTAAACCATGATATTTTCGATGGGCCACTGTGCTCCTCAGGCCTGTCATGAAGATAAGTTTCATAACCTTTTCCATTTCAGGTTCTGGTGACCGGTTCCTTGCACCTTGTGGGTGATGTGCTAAGACTAATGAAGAATTGATGCTCCCTCCTGGAGATAAACTTATAAGCTCGGTCATGTTTTGATTCGCTGATTCATTTCTATTATTCCGAAGACTCTTGGAAAACAAAAACATTATTCTGAATGCTGGTAAGCTATCGCTTCCTCGCTTACCTTTTATTGTTGAGAACCTCAAGTTTTCAGGTCGAAGAGGTCACTCGACATATATTGTTATACCGTCATCATCGTGAGTTGCTTCAAGTAGACCGAGTAAATCTTGTTCCTGGGCTTGAAAAATTTTTATGTAAGAGACGATTGAAAGAAAAATGGAAATTGATGAGTTCACTCTTGCAAATTTATACACTTTCTTTTTAGTACAATCATCTTTTGAGTTTGTTTTTCTAAGATTGACCTGCTACTGTTTATTTGGTCCACTGTGTCTTGAATGCTGTAAAGATGATTTGCATGTATCCTCTGTTATAATTGAATCTCTACCAATCCTTGGTGGAGACAATTGATACGGAAATTGCTTCTTATGAGTTGGGTAGAAAAAATTAGCTGAGACCTTATAATGCAAGAGATTGCATAATTGTAATCATGCTCTCGAACATTATAAGGTATACTGGTTGTAACGTTGCTGTACATAATTAATATCCCTTTAGTGATTTATATTGCTGCATATAATTTTGAGGGAAATGTGCCTAATCCAAACCCGACCCGATTCGTTAGCGGGTCAAAATGTCATGATCTCAAATCAACCATCTTCCAAAGTGGATCGAGCATAGCTCAAGTCCGGTTGATCTGACGGGTCGGATCAGGGCTAAGGATTTCTCGACCCGGCTCACGTGGCTGCCTTCAGGCTCAAGGCAACGGCGATACGCCATAAAGAATTATAGAATTATTTTTGTCCGTTTGATACGCATCGGACGGCCGGAAAAGCAAGCGGATGGGAATCTTGACGTGGATCTTAATTCGAACTCGGTTTTAAGATTATAACGGCATCGCCGAGGAGATGAGATCGATCGATCATTCCACGGCGAAGGGTTTGAGTCGCGCGGCAGCGAGAGAAAGGAGAGAAAGCggggaagggaagaggagaagggggagGATATGCAGGGGATGGAGAGACTGCATCGGATCTTCTCGGGTGCCGGCGGTATGGGCCACCCGCCTCCCGATTCCCCTCAGCTCGACTCCGCCGAGCAGGTCTACATCTCTTCCCTCGCCCTCCTCAAGATGCTCAAGCACGGTAATGTTGTGTTTTCCAATTCTTCCTTCTTGCCCTTCTTTGATTATGATGGCGATGGTGATCTAAGATTAGGGTTCCTTTTGATATTGGGGAAACAGGGAGGGCCGGAGTGCCTATGGAGGTGATGGGGCTCATGCTGGGGGAGTTCGTGGACGAGTACACCGTCCGGGTCGTCGACGTCTTCGCGATGCCTCAGAGCGGGACGGGCGTCAGCGTGGAGGCCGTCGATCACGTCTTCCAGACCAACATGCTTGACATGCTCAAGCAGACAGGAAGGTCTCCTCCTCCTACCCTCATCTATTTCTTCCTTTCCTTGTTTCTTGACACTGGATCCTCTCAAGATATGCATGTCTCGGCATCAGATAACATTCTTTACCTGGTTTTCCGTCTCTAAATTTCCGTCATGGCTACTTTTTGGCTGCTGTTTAGCTAATCGAACAATGAATTTAATTTTTTCTTCTAAATGCCTCGAGTCTTCTACTTTGTGGGGTCTCTTCGCATTTCATTCCGCAGGTTGTTCAtccattatttttttttgttggatTTGATACGGTAAAGCGAGTTTATTTCTATGGAGTAACTAGATCTTGCTTCTTTAAggtcagagaaaaaaaaaatattcgtaGATTTTGTAATTGCCATTGTGTCAAGAGGAAGCCAGTACGAGTTTTTTTTTTAGACTAGATACATCATTACCTTCTAAGTTCTATTTTGTCTAGTTTCATGGCTTTGCCTTGATTTGATACATATACGATGTTGAATGCTAAGGCTAAATCCAATTTTAATTGCCAAAATTGCTTACAAAAGAAGGGAGAGCCTAATTCATAAAGCTCCTGCCAATATGGAGCTCTGAGAGGATCAATTCTTACCCTTATAAGTAGAAGGTTTAGATCACCATGAAATTTATCAAAGTTGTTGGATTTCTAGTTGGATTAATTTATTGGATCAAAAGTTGGGTAGATCAAATTGTGACACCCCAGATGTCAAGCCTGAAGTTTTGGAGATTTAACACATCAATTTAGTCTCATGCCAGTTGTGGGAGGATATTTGAGTTGGTTTATAGAGTCCTATAGTCTAATACTATTTTAGGCTTAAATATTTTGActtatggtttgggctaagttagtATATCAGTTCTCTCATTAGGTCATAACAAAGGGTATCTGATTCGGTATTGAGCACGATGATGGACCTGAATAGGAAAGAGACTACATGTAGATAAGAGTAAAGACACATCACGACATGGAGTCATCACTAAGTTAAGCTTCATGTGCATCATGCTAGGACTTGATTTTGGGCTATGTTTTGGTCTTGACGAGGACATCAAACTTAATAAGGGGGGATCATGATGTCCAAGATGTCAAGCATTAAGTGGGGGAGATTGTGATGCTCAAGCTTGATCTCACATTGGATGTGGAAAGAGATTTGAATTGGCTATAAGGTTATACGACTCTTATTTTCGGTCTATGATTTAGACCTATTAAGCTCGTGGATCAGATATCCTATTGGATCAGATCGTGACACTTCCATCTAAATCTTGGAACTGATTCAGGGAAATCTGCGTTGGTTTACCTTGGTTGAGTTAGGCATTCCAATAGGTTGTAAATTAATTAATGTTCTTATTTGTTTTCCGGTCCTAATGCAATCTGTAAACTGAAGTCAATAGAATTCTTATTATGTCTATGACTGATTGGCTTggatgaaaaaaaaagggaaaggagATTTTTGTTAAATTTCAAAGTATTGGTCAAACTAGTGTGTACCCCCTTGTATTTTTACTGATCTGACCAtatatcaacatgtcgattggatcTTACCAGACAGTACTAGTCTATCCTTGGCGAATCAGTGGATATTTGCACAATATCAAACCTGTACTGGGTGGTAAATTTATTTCGTGATTTAAAACTTCTCCCACCCACTTATAACAGGAGTTTGATTCTTTCTATTTAGATAATGTCTTATTGCTCAGTTTAGCATTCTCCCACTCATTTGGAATGGGTGTCTTGTTTCCATTCAGATTATGAGAGGGAATGGGTAAGAGAAGGTAGTTGATAAGGTTGAGATGTGATCTTATCCATGATTGAGGTTGACAGGAGTTTCTCATGGTGATTGCCCTACTACCAGCATGGATTTTGTGGACCAGAACTATAATATCGACAACAGGTCTCTATTTGTTGAATCAGAACTTCCAATTGCGACAAGAGCAGTACAGTGGTAGTAGCACGAATGCTCTATAGCAGACATGtacattgactttatcatcaacccTCTTCTCCCACCTTTACTAGGTGGAGCATCATATCCAGGCCTCCCAACCCAATCAGTGATCAAGCTGCCATGGATATTGCTTATCTGATCAGCATAGACCACAATGTCTACTAATATCATATACCATGGGAGCAATACCGTTCTTGAGTTTCAGACTTATAATACAAACCTCTAGCCATATTCAACTCTCAAGATACCATGTTTTTTGTTTTAATATCAGGTGAATGATTAGATATGTACTTATGTATGTTCATTGACAGCCTGTGAATACTGAAGAGGTTATTCTCAGTCTCATGTATAATTGAACTTGTACATATATTATATTTAGCCATTTTAAATTTTTCACTCATGTTTTTTTCATGATACGTTTAAAAGTCAGTCATAAAATTATATACAAAACAAAAGGATCATATATGCATTGAAAAAGGAAAGGACCCATCTGGCACTGCAAGGTTGCACTAAGATTTTGATTTCTACATCTAGTATATTCACATTTCTGTCAACTTCTCATTTTAAATAAAGGTACCGGTAACTTTTTCTTTTCCTGAATGTTGGATTTCTTTTTAGTATACATGTCTGACTAATTCTAATATTACAGACCTGAAATGGTTGTCGGATGGTACCATTCTCACCCAGGCTTTGGTTGTTGGCTTTCTGGTGTTGACATAAACACGCAGCAGGTGTCGTCATTTCCTATTCTCCCAAGTATTTGTTGCTTTACTCTCTGTGTGTATTGCCTAATGATGAATGTGGATCTAATGGTTTGGCATGTTTATTTTTTGCTGAGTAAGCTATCTAATTTATTCTTGTTGCTATTTCTTATGGtagttattgtttttgcttgtctGACTAGATCTAGAAAACTGGTAATGCCAATATGCCAGCTCTATTTTTTTGGGTTACTTTTGCCTTCACAAATGCTGGTTCATAATTTACCGATTCCCCCAGTCATAGTGTCAGTGAGTTGCTTTGATATTGATGCCTTTTTGGATGGTCTATATAATTTTGTTGACCTTCTGCAGAGTTTTGAAGCCCTGAATCCGAGGGCAATTGCTGTTGTAGTAGACCCGATCCAGAGCGTAAAGGGTAAGGTGGTCATTGATGCTTTCCGCTTGATTAACCCCCAGACTATGATGCTTGGCCAGGAGCCTCGTCAAACAACATCCAATGTTGGGCATCTCAACAAACCATCCATTCAGGTTGAATGCTGGTTGATTACTATCCTAGATCGTGCTGAGTTGGTTATCATGTTACACTTATATCTAGAAATTGTTTACCAGGCATTGATCCATGGGTTGAACCGGCATTACTATTCTATAGCCATAAATTACCGGAAGAATGAGCTCGAGGAGAAGATGTTGCTGAACCTTCACAAAAAGAAATGGACGGATGGATTGATACTTCGCCCATTTGACACCCATTCGAAAACCAATGAGCAGACCGTCCAGGTATGCAATGCGACCTTCTACCTTTGGAATATCAATTGTTATTGCAAATGATTCTCttagtcaagaaaaaaaaaaaaaaaggtgcatCATTCTTCGTCTTGAAACTGCAAGTAATTACTAATGTTGGATAATCAGGAAATGTTGGATTTGGCTATCAAATATAACAAAGCAGTCCAGGAGGAGGATGAGCTTCCACCTGAAAAGTTGGCTATTGTAAATGTGGGAAGGCAAGATGCGAAAAAGCATCTGGAAGAGCATGTCTCTAACTTGATGTCATCAAACATAATTCAGACTCTGGGTACTATGTTGGACACCGTCGTGTTTTGATAGCGGTTTCGAGTTGAGGACTTGTTTTGCTTTCAACTCAGCAAAATCATTTATCATTCCGGTTCCCTTTTGTTGCCAAGGAAAACGTTTGTTGTCGATGCCTAGTGTTTCAATGGAACATCAGGGCCTGTACTAGCAAGTAGTCTAATTGTAGTCCTCGACCAACTACGTTGCAGTGGTTATATTATTAGCACAATGTACTACTGGTTGGGTTTTTTGGGTACTATTTTGCCCCTTTCTAAGTGACCATCATAAACTATTTTTTTGGCAGTATCATGATGCCTTCTTTATATGTTTTCTGTTGCAACTGCCCATGTTGGATATGAGGTGTGAAAGTATCGACATTATCAAAACATGGATATTTAATGCCTTGCTTGTTTTAAAATAGAACTAGTCAAGATGTTGTGGCATGCGGCGCGGTGATGTGTTCGTGGACGAACACGCTACCAGATCAAGTCGAAGATGCTCGATGGAGGATTAACCCCATGCAACTTGGTCATCATTATCTCACTATAGACTCCTAATATCCGAACAATGGTACACAATCTTAAGTTCGTGTACTCTGAGAGCAGAGCTATTAAGCGACGGATAAGTAGAAAcagtgtctgccgtaccgaagcgtaccgggTGGTATGTATTGATCCGTCAGGTACTCAATACGTGGACTGCCCGGTACCGTTACAATGTTGTAGTactacactgtagcactgctacagtatcggtACACCAAGGTGCACTGCTATAGTATCTGTACACCAAGGTGCactggtgtaccgcccggtacatcggtaccgtaccgtaccgagcccgggtcgaaactccgaTACGATACGGTATAGCGGACCTTGAGTAGAAAGATTATGAAAGATCATAGAGAAAggagaaaagtagaaagattatgGATTTAAGAAGTAAACGTCATAAAATCATAAAAGATGATCTTTCATGTGtgtattaaatttatattaaaagaaTAATTAAAGGTCATCTTGTATATTAAATTTGTATTAAAAAAATAACTAAAGGCTCAAGTTAATATCATGGTACCATATAGGTGAGTCTTATGTGTGCTCGTCAATGGATGGGACTCGGTACCATAGAATTTGGTATTTTATGTGCATTTCAACTAATCTAAGGAAACTTAACTACCAAAATCATGTGTTGATCATAGTGACAACATCTACAAAGGATGTAAATATGAAGCAATAGACAATATGATCATGAGTATAAGAGAGTATATAGGTGGGACTTCCAAGTGCACATCAATTCCTTATACTCCTACAGGAAGAGTGAACTAGTTAATAAAGGTGGTGGTATACTCCAAATACTAAAATAAGATAGAAGAACAGTGGAGAGAACTTTATAAGTCACATGCTAAAAAACTTCTTATAATAAATCGATCGAAAGTGAGAACTTCGAGTTATTACAATGATGATCAATCAAAAAAGTCAGCAAAAGATGATTGAGAGACTGACACATAAAAGTAAAGGTCCTTTTTCTTCATCAAAAGATCATTAATTATCAAAAAAGATTATCATAAATCTACCAACCTCGTATCAGAGTTAATTATTAACGAGTTAAGATAGTATTAGTAGATCAAATTTTAACTACTCAATAATACTTTTAGGAGTCAGAAGGCACGAGTTGAAGCATTTACAAAAGATTTGACGAGAAATTATTGAATGacccattttgatttttttttccttttttgatatTTTGGAGTGTTTCTCACGAGTAGATTATACAAGACATAAAATAGTACAATTagtctcatttttatttttgatagtatttttattttataaaacacATAGGTTTTATAGGTAGAGCGTTATAATGCACAAGGGAAAAtggttaaaatattattatttttatattatcataGACTTAGTTAATTTTGCATAAGTCATGTGgtacccttgcatgtccatccgTAAGGGGTTAGTCTCCCCGAAACCACTTATGATTTCTTAataacctacaaaagagaagataAGTTAAAAGAAATATTTAACTTAGGATCTCATAGGCAAACATTTCAATAAGcactttataaataatataaattataaatatataatttgtaAGCTCTGAACGATTACATGACAAATGGTCCAAGATGATCCATCATGGTCaaaagtatccacatgacactaCTACATAATAAGGCAACGAACCAACCCTAGATACTATCCCAAGACCCTTCCAATCATGTGCCACCTAGGTAGCTCCTACGTACTGTGTTGGCTGACACTTTGCACGACTCTACGGAGTTAGAAAACCCCTAAAATGATTGCTTGAATGGTTTGTTTTTGAATAGTTTTACCTCTGTATAATGATTGCaaacaatatatatttataagactGAAATGATCATAAAAGTCAATCAAAATTAAGTTGTTAAACCTACTATAAGTCATATGCATGCTATGTAAAGTATAAATATAATCGAAAGATACACATATACACAATTATTACATCGAACACTCTGCTTATATATTTGTCTCTAACATTCTCCCTCATTTATTCCTACGACATTATCATCTTTGCTGAATCTCTAATCTTTATAAAGTCTCTCACTTCTGGCTATCTCAATGAGAAACCTATCGACACTAGTCTTACAAAGTTTTCTAGCTTTTGCCCTTCGGCTTTGTCTTGATACTTAGAGTTTACCTCTATATACTCCACCTTTTTAATCCATTTTTATGACTATGCACTCTCTCTTCATGAGAACAAGGGATCGATAACTCCACGAAAATCCCACCTCTATAGTACCATGACACTATCATGCCTATGGCCCTAGTATGCATAATCTTGCATCTATGTTCCTTTATTCACAATCGGTAGATCAATctttgttttgggtagctaagtccctttaaaCTCGTTATCGTTTCTTCATCTCTTTTGACCACCCGCTTCAGCATCTTTGAATTTTCCAAGCAGTTCCCCGTGGTCAATTGTAAGACAGACTACCCTGTGGtcctatgcatggcctccgccatcatgCTATAGAGTTCGCATCGATTATATTCTCATTTGTATCtagtcatacctctatatgatcaaatTGTATTCTTTGGACTCCTCTACCTTGTTGAATAAACTATGAACTATTCTATTAGTGCGAACACTAAATTACGACTCTTTACCAATATAGTCCCTGCTACGCCCCTCAAGGCCTAACAACGTACTAAACTTATTACATACTTTAACTTCCTACAAACGTATCATTCCCATACCGAAGAGAGTTTCAATGTTGCATGACGCTAAGTTTTGATCACCTTGGAATTGTCACAGACAGTTTATCATCCACATAGAAGCTCATGCATAAGTATTGAATTATTCGAGTTAATAATTTGAACTTACAATTGtgagctttgtacaactctttcAATCGCTGTGTAACTCATCCCTCCTTGAACGgtttcatcctttaccaagcgctctACTTGCCTTAAGCACCGTCAAATTTAGTTGCTAACATCGAGTCATAGCTCGAACTCAGTCATCCTAACCTTTATGTGCTATGTGTTTTTCTTAGCTcatttgttctcgtggtgcctccgtGCAAATGGTTGGTTATTCCTCTTAATGTCAATCTATGATGTCTGTTCCTTTGAcagacaatgtaaattataaatatagactctgcaatgtaaattataaatatatataatgtaaatATATGATAAAAGCTCTAAAGTGGTCTATCGTGATCAAAAGTCCTCGTACGAAATTACTATGGAGCAAGACAATAAACCATCCCTAGACACTATCATAAAAGCCCATCCAACTATGTGCCACCCGAGTAACTCCTAAGTCTTATGTTGCTTAACACTCTATACTACTTTATAGAGCTAGAAACCTCCTAAAATGGTTGTTTGGATGATATGTTTCTATATAATGTTACCTCTACATGACGATCGCATACAATCTATATTTACAATATTGAAATAACCATACAAATTTATTAAAATGAGATTGACAAGCCTACTATAAACTCTCTACTAAAACATGAATAAAACTGAAAGAAACAGATATACacaaatattatatcaaatatcttatttataaaattatttatgatatggcAAAAAGTTTTAAGACGTAAAATATAGACTTCAATATATGTCTAAAGATGGGACGTTAGATCATTCGTGATGCAATTGGTATAAGCTCGAAAAACCTACCTTTGTATCAATGAAGTATTTACTCAAATATCATTTTTAACTATCCCAAGTTTCACTTCcacgatatattttttttctccttataaGTTTGTACGAGACGGTAGATGTCATGAACAGATTAATCCTTTACGAAAGAAAATATGATACACATCAAATCAATTAAGCTGATAATAATAAGTTATGGAGCCTATCAATTCTATCAATTTATTAAATCACATCACCCGTCATCTTCCAACTCAAGAATCTCATGGTAATCCTCAGAAGCCTCCAATTCAGGACAGGATTTGCAATAATAAGATCAAAGGCACATCTGTTCTCGTTCTCTTTTCTTTGATGGTAACACACAATATGGATGTCAATTCCCATCATAATCACTGTTTTCTGTCGGTAGGTCTTTTCAGATTTCATTAGGAACGTTTTCCAGAAAATTTCTAGAACACATTTTTGTTCCAACAGGTCATCGGAATCGGATACTTCGTGCAGGTCTCCCAACCCACAATGGTTTTTATCGCTGTGGGATTGAGCCGAAACATAGCTTTCGCATTTCCAGGATAAGCCAAGTAGAGGAGGAGTATCAGCAGCATAGTATAATATTATGCGTAGGTTGTATCAGCGACAGTGTTGGGCTTAATCGGGAGGATGTCGAGCAGTCATTGTTTCCACGCACCTCTTTGGATGGCATCTGTGCCTCTGATCTCATTATCTTGTTTGTGCCTTATTTTCTTAGAGTTGATCGAGTTGAATCGACCCGAGCCTACCGCTCGGTCTTATGACTGGGGATAACTTCCCAGAATCGTAGGGTGGAGTGCAGGTAATGGATCGCCGTCGCGCCGCTGGTCAACTGCCGTGAGGTTTCGCTTGACGTTCCGACGTCAACATCCCACACTCTGTGACTCGAAAGAATCTCCCAATAATTGGATGAGGAATCTAAGAGCGGTAGAGAGAAGGAA harbors:
- the LOC135622427 gene encoding 26S proteasome non-ATPase regulatory subunit 14 homolog is translated as MQGMERLHRIFSGAGGMGHPPPDSPQLDSAEQVYISSLALLKMLKHGRAGVPMEVMGLMLGEFVDEYTVRVVDVFAMPQSGTGVSVEAVDHVFQTNMLDMLKQTGRPEMVVGWYHSHPGFGCWLSGVDINTQQSFEALNPRAIAVVVDPIQSVKGKVVIDAFRLINPQTMMLGQEPRQTTSNVGHLNKPSIQALIHGLNRHYYSIAINYRKNELEEKMLLNLHKKKWTDGLILRPFDTHSKTNEQTVQEMLDLAIKYNKAVQEEDELPPEKLAIVNVGRQDAKKHLEEHVSNLMSSNIIQTLGTMLDTVVF